A window of Pelomonas sp. SE-A7 genomic DNA:
ATGCCAGCGTCCATAGCGGCTATCCGGACCTTGTCGAAATCGCACTGAAGCATGATCCCCATGGACGGCGCACGACCGCTGACGGTACGCCACTGATCATCGCCGCCGCGAAAGGCTACGCCCGCGACGGAGTAGCGTCGGCCGACCTGGGATTCGACCCTGCCAAGGTGGTCACGCTACTGCTGCTTGCCGGTGCGGACCCCAATGCTCGCGACAACGATGGAAATACACCGCTGCATGAGGCCAACGACGCCGCGGTAGTACGCGCGCTAGTCGCCAGCGGCGCTGATCCAAACGCACGGAACAACCGCGGCGAGACGCCCCTCTTCGACAAGTACTTTGACGAAACCAAGCCGGCGCTCATCGAAGGAGGGGCCGATCTGGCTGCCAGAGATCACCTAGGCCAGACCGCCCTGTTCGATCAACGCTACCCTGCCAATGCACAGGTCCTGCTGAAAGCTGGGGCCGACGTCAACGCAAAGGATCTCAAGGGGAACACACCGCTGGAGACGGCACTTGATGAAGACGTGGCCCTGCTGCTGCTCGACGCAGGTGCCTCCTTGCCCGTTGATCGGGCGCGCCTGTCGGCAATGCTCGAAAGAGCAACCGAGCGGAAATGGACCAGGCTTCGAACCCTTCTTGCCCAGGTGCTCGCAGGGCATTGACACGGGGGCCACGACGGCGGACTGCTTGGGGCACTCCGGCGAGTTTCCGGGTGCTGAAGCCGGTTCACTCCGTTGCCTAAGGCCGCCCCTCAGCATTGAGGATGCCTGCCGGCAGACAGGTCGGTAGCGTCCGACCGCCCGGCCTCGTGCACCGCTCCGGTGGCCTGCGTCCGGCGGGAGTAGCATCATGCCGGACCTTGACCTCTTTGCCGAAATCCTGGTGATCGGTGGCTTGCTGCTGCTGGCACTGTCGCCGCTGATCGTGCGACTGAGTCCGCTGGCCAGGCAGGGCAATGGATTCATTCCCGCGGTCGACTACCTCAAGGAAGGTAGCGGCCGCCTGGCCATCGTGGTGCTGCTCAGCTACGCGCTGGGCGTGGCTGGCAACCGCTTGATAGACGATGGCCTAGACCTACTCATCAAGCCTGGGCAAGCCTACTCGGACGCCTACAAGGCCTGGGCTTCGCAGGATTCCAAGCGTCCTCCGAGCCTCAAGCATGCCGAGTTCCTGCTGCGCGAGCGCAGCGAGGCCACCCGCGCCTGGTTCGACCGGCACAAGTCCTTCGTCCGCGTGCTGCGCGGCGCCGCGGCGGCCTGCGCCCTGCTGCTGCTGACCATGACGGCGTACGAATGCTCCAAGCCCCCCAAGCCTCGCTACCGGCCACTGCATTTCTTCGGCGCCGGTCTTCTGCTCGTGATCTTTGCCAACGCTTACTACCTTGAGGCCAAGTCTTACAGCGAGAAGGCGTATGACCTGTACCGGCACCTGCCGCCGGTCAAGCTGGGCTGGGATCCGAACCACGTGGAGCCGACGGGCATCAGCGTCGCCGAGGCCAAGGCCGGATTGCGTCCGGCCTGAGCCTCGCTACAGTCGGCGGATGCAACTGCTTCCGCTGACGGTTTTCTTCGTCACCCTCGCGGCCGGCCTGTTCGGCCCGGCCGCAGCCCAGGACGCCACATTGCGGGAACGCCTGCGCGAGCGAATGCAGGCCCGCCAGGCCGAGAAGCAGCCCGCGCCGCCGGCTGGAACATTGGGCCCAGGCACTCACGAGCTGAGCGTCCAGCACGCGGGCCAGACCCGCCGCTTCCTGCTCCATATTCCCAAGACCCTGCAGCCGGCCGGCCAGCCGACGCCGCTGCTGATCGCCATGCACGGTGGCGGCGGCAATATGCGCTTCCAGGCCGATGACGAGAACTACGGCCTGATCAGCAAGTCCGAGCAAGCCGGCTTCCTCGTGGCCTTCCCGAACGGGCTCAGCCCCCTGCCCGGCGGCGGGCTCGCCACCTGGAATGCCGGCAACTGCTGCGCCCAGGCGCGCGACAAGGGCAGCGACGACGTGGGCTTCATCCGCGCCATGCTGGCCGAGATCGAGAAACGCCAGGCCGTGGACACGCGGCGCGTCTATGCCACCGGCATGTCCAACGGCGGCATGATGGCCCACCGCCTGGCCTGCGAGATGGCCGACCGCATCAGCGCCATCGCCGCCGTGGCCGGCACCGACAACACCCGCGCCTGCAGCCCCTCGCGGCCGGTGCCGGTGCTGATCATCCATGCACGCAACGACGACCATGTGCTGTTCGAGGGCGGCGCCGGCGAGAAGGCCTTCCGCGACCGTTCGCAGGTCACTGAATTCACCTCGGTCGCCGAGACCGCCCAGCGCTGGATGCAGCGCAATCGCTGCGATGCGGCGTCGCCCGCCCAGCTCGTGCTGAAGAACGAAGGCGCGGTCTGCGAGCGGCATGCCGCCGGCTGCGCAGGCGGCGCCGTGGTCGAGGTCTGCACCACCGAGACCGGCGGCCATTCCTGGCCAGGCGCCGGCAAGGTCAGGCGCGGCAAGGAGGCGGCCTCGCAGGCCTTGTCGGCCAACAACAGGATGTGGGAGTTTTTCCAGCAGGTCGTGCCGCCCAGGTAAGCGCTCGGCCGCGCGTATCCAGCGGTCATCACAAGCAGGAGATTGGCCATGCGATTGAACGTCAACGGCAGGCTTCACGAGCTCGACGTCGAGCCCGAGATGCCCCTGCTCTGGGTGCTGCGCGACGAGCTCGCCATCACCGGCCCCAAGTACGGCTGCGGCATCGCCATGTGCGGCGCCTGCACGGTCCATGTCGATGGCGTGGCGGTGCGCTCCTGCTCGCTGCCGGTCGGCCAGGTCCGGGGCGCCGTGACCACCATTGAAGGCCTGGGCAGCCCCGCGGCCCTGCATGCGGTGCAGGCTGCCTGGGTCGAGCACCAGGTGGCGCAATGTGGCTACTGTCAGTCGGGCCAGATCATGGCAGCGGCCGCCCTGCTGGCCACCAAGCCCGCGCCCAGCGATGAGGACATCGACGCCGCGATGTCGGGCAATCTGTGCCGCTGCGGCACCTACCCGCGCATCCGCGAAGCAGTGAAGACCGCCGCCAAGGCCTTGGGCGGAGCTGCGAAATGAGCGGCGGCAGCAGCAAGCTGGGCACGATCGCACGCCGGACCTTTCTGGTCGGCTCGGTCGCCATCGCCGGTGGCGTGGCCTTCGGAACCTACCTGGTGCGCCGCACGCCGGCCAACCCGTTGCTGGACGGCCGGGCCGAGGGCGAAACCGTCTTCAACCCCTGGGTGAAGATAGACGCCAAGGGCATCACCCTGATCGCGCCTCACACCGACCTCGGCCAGGGCGCGCGCTCGGTACAGGCCGCGCTGATCGCCGAAGAGCTGGACCTGGGCTGGGGCCAGTTCACGGTCGATCCCGGCCCGCCGGCCGCGGCCTACTACAACACTGCGCTGGCCGGCGAGCAGGTGCCCTTCATGTCAACCGACACCAGCGCCACGGCCGAGGCCTTGCGCTCGACCATGGGCGCGCTGTTCAAGGTCCTGGGCCTGCAGCTGACCGGCGGCTCCAGCACCGTGCCGGACAGCTTCGACAAGTTGCGCAGGGCCGGCGCCGTAGCCCGCGAGACGCTCAAGCGCGCCGCCGCCAAGCAAAGCGGCGTGCCGCTGGACCAGCTGAAGACGGAGCAAGGCGCCGTCGTGCTGCCCGACGGCCGGCGCATCGCCTACACCGCCCTGGCCCGCGAGGCAGCTGCCATCGAGCCGGTGCAGGAGGTGGTGCTGCGCGATCCCTCGCAGTGGCGGCTGATAGGCAAGCCCATGCAGAGGCTGGACGTGGTGGCCAAGTCCACCGGCACCCAGACCTATGGCATAGACCTGCGCATGGAAGGCCTGCTGCACGCCACGGTCAAGGTCAATCCGCGCCAGGGCGGCGCCCTGCTGGGCTACG
This region includes:
- a CDS encoding (2Fe-2S)-binding protein — its product is MRLNVNGRLHELDVEPEMPLLWVLRDELAITGPKYGCGIAMCGACTVHVDGVAVRSCSLPVGQVRGAVTTIEGLGSPAALHAVQAAWVEHQVAQCGYCQSGQIMAAAALLATKPAPSDEDIDAAMSGNLCRCGTYPRIREAVKTAAKALGGAAK
- a CDS encoding PHB depolymerase family esterase encodes the protein MQLLPLTVFFVTLAAGLFGPAAAQDATLRERLRERMQARQAEKQPAPPAGTLGPGTHELSVQHAGQTRRFLLHIPKTLQPAGQPTPLLIAMHGGGGNMRFQADDENYGLISKSEQAGFLVAFPNGLSPLPGGGLATWNAGNCCAQARDKGSDDVGFIRAMLAEIEKRQAVDTRRVYATGMSNGGMMAHRLACEMADRISAIAAVAGTDNTRACSPSRPVPVLIIHARNDDHVLFEGGAGEKAFRDRSQVTEFTSVAETAQRWMQRNRCDAASPAQLVLKNEGAVCERHAAGCAGGAVVEVCTTETGGHSWPGAGKVRRGKEAASQALSANNRMWEFFQQVVPPR